A window from Prinia subflava isolate CZ2003 ecotype Zambia chromosome Z, Cam_Psub_1.2, whole genome shotgun sequence encodes these proteins:
- the LOC134563811 gene encoding uncharacterized protein LOC134563811 yields MYTVREVFRKYQKLTLISLETLRNRRITMDEEAWGQSVDLSGWQVRKDPVRAEPETKPQTTTHSTVLLPGSVIDCSEDAQEHPSCVIESVVVEDTPKEDGEGNSWLHKLGMNINKWSFLNSVIGWREDRTQDKDQFTTSGVCSSADHKATELEECTAEEVPYIPYSLARLHIIKIVKDMQQMKNRHMKLITKLDNIRKEKQEKTIATIKKHYSEKIRCLKSQLEAYQELMNKSNVDWQDTVKSLKERNRQLIQENKELLYQMKQTTENWREEKVWILENLCKKQDYLYTQHTLTLQELHNISLHVKRLQDLMNFQTKILQQKSEKTEGEHSDVSEVLVLKTEQADNKEGKTDWSVEKQYLWQAHNILHEIQESLQKREREITELLQSKRRFNKAMKPQMTVLIFLKSLIKMVHTIYCNVPAAQQCIHELIRKNKDENGDLEEVFNNAQADILSYEIFCGNKLLDDTRTHLPMKLFRNIGKAKSDLGYAETEKIVFDCIQTGEIPNWIKRDCLYVAWSEDPAICSEETETPFQGTYSEV; encoded by the exons ATGTACACAGTACGGGAGGTTTTCAGAAAATACCAGAAGTTAACTCTCATCTCTCTAGAAACTCTGAGAAACAGACGGATAACCATGGATGAAG aagcaTGGGGGCAAAGTGTTGACCTTTCAGGCTGGCAGGTCCGCAAAGATCCAGTACGAGCTGAGCCTGAAACTAAACCACAGACCACCACACATTCCACCGTTCTTCTACCAGGCAGCGTTATTGATTGTTCAGAGGACGCGCAGGAACATCCTTCGTGTGTCATTGAAAGTGTTGTGGTAGAAGACACGCCTAAGGAGG ATGGAGAAGGAAACTCATGGTTGCACAAGCTTGGAATGAATATAAACAAGTGGTCATTTCTGAATTCCGTGATTGGATGGCGTGAAGACAGAACTCAAGACAAAG ATCAGTTTACCACATCTGGAGTTTGCTCTTCTGCCGATCACAAAGCAACTGAGTTGGAGGAATGTACAGCTGAAGAAGTGCCTTACATTCCGTACAGTTTAGCTAGACTGCATATCATCAAG ATTGTAAAAGACATGcagcaaatgaaaaacagaCACATGAAGCTGATCACCAAACTAGACAAtataaggaaggaaaaacag gaGAAGACTATAGCTACTATAAAGAAACATTACAGTGAGAAAATTAGGTGTCTGAAATCCCAGTTAGAAGCTTACCAAGAGCTCATGAACAAGAGCAACGTAGACTGGCAAGATACAGTTAAG AgcctgaaagaaagaaacagacaaCTGATCCAAGAGAACAAAGAGCTTCTTTaccaaatgaaacaaacaacagagaactggagagaagaaaag GTGTGGATTCTAGAAAATTTGTGTAAAAAGCAAGATTACCTTTATACACAACACACACTGA CTTTACAGGAACTTCACAATATCAGTTTACATGTGAAAAGATTGCAAGACCTCATGAATTTCCAGACAAAAATTCTTCAACAAAAGTCTGAAAAGACAGAAGGAGAACATTCAGATGTGTCAGAGGTTTTAGTGTTAAAAACAGAACAA GCAGATAATAAAGAAGGGAAGACTGACTGGTCAGTGGAAAAGCAGTATCTTTGGCAGGCACACAACATCCTGCATGAGATACAAGAATCTTTACAGAAACGAGAGAGGGAAATCACTGAGCTCCTACAAAGCAAAAGAAGATTTAACAAGGCAATGAAACCTCAAATGACAGTGCTGATATTCTTGAAATCTCTTATCAAGATG GTTCACACCATATATTGTAATGTCCCTGCGGCACAACAATGCATCCATGAGCTTATCAGGAAGAACAAAGATGAAAATGGTGATCTGGAAGAAGTTTTTAATAATGCTCAGGCTGACATTCTGTCCTACGAAATATTTTGTGGAAACAAACTTTTGGATGACACAAG GACACACCTCCCAATGAAGCTTTTCAGAAACATTGGAAAAGCAAAGTCTGATTTAGGATatgctgaaacagaaaaaatagtgTTTGATTGTATTCAGACGGGAGAAATCCCCAACTGGATTAAAAGGGATTGTCTTTATGTAGCCTGGTCAG AAGACCCTGCAATATGCTCTGAGGAGACAGAGACACCATTCCAAGGAACTTATTCAGAAGTTTAA